CAAATCGGTATTTAATCATATTCCGCGTGTTAATGCTGTCTATTTGAATTTCGATTTCTGCCCGGAAAATCATCCCTTATGAATTGCACAGAATCTCTGGGCTGGATGGCAAAGTCAGACTGGATACTAGTACTTATATCGTACATCTTCATCTATCCTCCAATCTAATGGAGAATTACTTAAAAACTAGATGAGTTGATCCAGATTAAGTTGAATTCAGCCAGTTGAGAAGACAACTAACAAGCTAGAATATAATTTCTATGTAAATAAAGTATATACACCGGTAGTGTATACGACGGATGGTTCAAAATGTATCGCGCATAGTTCAAACTGTGCTACTCGATCAAAAATTCTTTTCAACGAGGGCGATTTTAATTTGAATGGAATTTTATCATCGAGTTCGAATTTTAAATCTGAAAGAAAGCCTTAATTTTATACGTCGTTATAAAAGTGTTTCAGAGACAAAGAAATGGATGCCAAAATATTAACTTACTGAATGTATGATGTGGTATGCGGTATGTGGTATTTACGGATGTGCTCTCTGTGAGTATAATTCATTGAATGAAGACATCTACTAAGGCTTACTTGCTTTTCATGGTTAAAGTTTTCATCACGTGTCGCATTGTTTTCATGTAATTACTGTGACATGATGAAAACACTCCTGTCATTTTCGAATCAATGATTAGCGATTGGAGCTACTTGATAATTACTGCATCGGACACTAATTTGCCATCTAAATTAGTTGTTTTCTTCTTGTGTTGTCAGAAACCTAATGTTGTAttgtaataatgatattattattattatttgaatgttttttgttttgtatgtTGTATATTAGAGTTTATTATtatgtttattatatttctgtcATTATGACTAGTATTGACTCACAAAACATGAAATGAACATTGAGCTTGGTATGATATCAGTGAGttcatataccggtatatctaGTAAGTGGGATATGTTATGACTATGCCGTGTAATACTTTGCCTCTGTTTCACTGTCGGTTGAAACTGCTCGAGATGTCCTCGGTTATAACTAGTCTTACAGATAGGGAAGGGCCAGTTCCATTTTATTCAGTCCAAAAGTAGTCTTAAATCATGAAATCGGCTGTACAACTAAGATGGTCTGAGACTGATTTTAAGTGTAAGCCATGATTATGGAAGCGACCCCTGATTTATCGCAGATTTCTTATACCGCCTAGATATTCATTGTTAAGTGTCAGAAATTTGAATCTACAAAGAACGcacatttgttgtttattggTATATCATTGTATGTATTATGATGCGGTGGGATCAGAGTACTaagtatttctatttctattatctTATATTAATTCCTGTCCATGTTCAGCATTTGTTTTGAAACAGACTGCCGAAATAGAGGCTTTAAAATGACCAGGACGGAACTTACTTATGTATTTGTAAAtgatgaatacttttttctaGAATTTGTATATGATACttatatttatacatatatatatatttgaattgcgAACGGTTCATGAACTTTTTAAAAACAacgaaatgtaaaaaaaaaattgataaaataaaaatggacTCTATTCACATAAAGTACTAAACGCTCTTGTTTATATTCGATACGGGAATTCGTTCTCAGCTGCGGTACGTCCTCATTTGCGTCCGGCGTCAGATCAAGTTTGCTGAAGGAATTTCGGattcttttttcatatttttcacgtttcaatttttagaaatcggcaCGTTCTTCCCAATAGACAGTAATACTTGTCAAAATATGATTTCTCGCAAATTGATCACACAGATGCACATTGGTCTATAAAATGGATAATTCTGGACATTGacagaaatatttcagtaGCTTATCTGAATTTTCATTTGTAATTGTCTTTCTAGGCCGTCATTGGGAACGAAACAGCTTAGTATTCCGATGGTTCCAGCGGCCAACATGCCTTGTGCCGTGAATCCGATTAGTTTGATGTCGCACAACGGTGGATTACATTCGAACGGAATATTGAGCGCGCCTGCCTCGTGCTTACCATCCCCTTCTAGCACTCCGTCACCACCGACTACAGACGTTAAACCATCCCTGTTACACGTCGGAATGCCCGGTCTTGATGTTGTCGATTCGCCACAAGTAAGTATTAGTCACAAACTCAAGTGCCAATCCCCCATTTGATTCCTTTGTTCGGATTTGATGAAAACTGACGGTTTGAATTGATTCTTTCACTATTTTGTCCTCAGTTGTCATTGGTCAGATTGCTGAAATACCCCATCTATGGGCCAATCAGATTGGGCTTCACACTAAATAGAAAACTCTATACCATAATTCTGATATTCGCCAGGGTCCTatttttatagactggtatcaactttaacctgggggttaactcaatgcACTTTCAAACCCCGGCTTAAAGGTAATGCCAgcctataaaaccgggcccagtaGTATAATTTTACATATCTGCACGTACCATTTGTATtcaaacttgaaatattttaagattttaataATCTACCCTCGCCATGTAAAGCATTAAcatcaattgatttatttacagatATCCAGCTCCCAACAGTCTGTATCATCGCTTAGCTCACAGTTATCTACGGGATCAGTGTCATCATCTGGTTCTGGTTTACTTCCGCAAACGAGTTTAGGTGTAACGGCAAGTCAGAGTAACGATAACACTATTGCTGGGTGAGAACCATATTAACGCTACTTCGAGAGCAgtgtattttgtaaatatatcgTTTTAGGTAGATAATTATTTATCTATCATCTATTCTCTTACAGGTGGCTTTCAAAGATTAATTTGTCGCCGTATCTGGATAATTTCAAAGCTCAGAACCTTTATACGATGGATCAGCTACAGAACTATTCAATGGAGGTAACAATAAACGTCCGGTAACGACACAATTTGTTAGCCAGGTATTCACGCAAATGTTAATAATTCTAACGCCTTCTTTCGACTTCAGGATTtccagaaattgaaaatcggCACCAGCCACTGCAACAAACTGTTGCAGGAGTTAGGCGCGTTCAAGCGTCAGATATTGAACCAGTTCGCTTGGGCAGCGCAGCAGCAACAGCCCAATCTCAACTCGCAGCAGAGTTTCCCATCGCCGGCATTGTTCGAAGTCACCCGATACACCTTTAAGCGCTCGATTAGTTTGAAACCGGCGACGCAGACGTACGAGAGCAATTACTTAACCAGCGATAACGACGAAAATTATGAAAACGACACAGACGACGCGGCCGATATCGATTTGTAATAATAAacatttgatttatatatatttaacaaCGACTTCATATAATGTTAAGTATAGCCGATGCATTCTGTTCTGAAGTAATTAAGAAATTGAAGGCATTTTCGGAATTCGATTTGTGATATTATTCTTTGCGAGACGCATGAGTTTGGGTTACAGTTTGCATTTTAGATTTTACTGCCACCTTTTCTCACATCTTCGAAATGCAGCGATAAACCGGATTACGATCCGCGATAGTTAGTAGCTAGAAAACAAATTTGCTGTATGGTAGAACACTTTATTACTaatataatgatttcaaaGTATCCGAGATGATGTACGTATTTCAATTACTTTGTacgtatttcaattattttgacTTGATTTTGATGTAATTTTCTACCATACTGCGTGATATCGTTATTACTATGTACACAACCAGTACAAACCAAAGTGTGTTCCACTTACAACACTACAAGTACATAAGCCAACTGCCAGCCGGCTCTTTCAACTTCTCCTTTGAGAATATTTTCTTTGTAAAACGCATTTTTTATGTTCCGTATTTGTTTTTTGAGAATCTTACTACGTATATGTTCATGCTCTTCCAGCATTTATGAGAAAAGAAGCGTTTTCTGATGTGACGAAAGCTCGAAATCTATTGCGTAATCAGGATTGGAAATAGTGTATGTAGTTGGGCCTTCGTGTATTGAGGCTTGATTAAAGAAAAAAGCCAAgcacaaaaaaagaattaatcgtGCGTCTAGATTTCACGTGTGTTCAGGACATTTCTGATTGAAAATGGACTGGCAAATGTCTGAAGAGGTAGGGTTCGAGCAGCAGAATGTTGCCGCACCTGCGTGTGTGACTTAATatgtatttgaaaattgttttgtaATTTCATACTTGAAAATCTTATAATCAATAGCCAGTAGATATAGTTTTCTTCGACAATGTGTGCTTGATTTGAGTATTCATATCTTCTACCCACGGAAAGAGATATTATAAGAATTGGCGTCATAATGATACGTAAAGCaacatttaatgaaatatttgattgtGTAAAAGTAGCGACACTGATAGTGTATGTTTGTATGCATTTAGTTATTGCCTTTGGATCAAATGTTGTTCTTTGTATGAAACGACATGTAGTTATTCAAAAAAGTGTGATTCTATAAACGTTAAAGTGTAATTATTCATATCTGGCTGAATTAAGTGCCAACTGATGAGATTGAACGTGTTAACATTTTGACGTGTTTCTTCAAGTTTTAGTTAGAgttgatatcatattattaGTGTCACTTATGCAATAGGATTTTCAACTGGATTAATGTGcacattttgtttttccaGTTGTGCATAGTTCCACTAAAACGatacattatttgatgtacATACATGATTATCATAGCTATAGATTAAGTTGTGTAGGCTAAATTGTTCAGAAACTAATCGCATCATTAGTGCTTGTTTCTGGACAATTGACTTATGCTATTAGACTTTCTGACGAAAATTATAAAAACAGAGTAATTTGTGTAAATAGATGAATATGGCTTTGATGACCACTGAAATTTGTGGaatgttattttgtatttcataaaatttttcatttttgaaattccaaTGCATGGAGTTGcagaaaagttttttttttttttttagcagTTTTCCGATGTATTCGATGTCGTATGAGAATGCTTCGGAATGTATGCATTTCTCATTCCATATCATTGTAGCATTTCATGTACGATGTGTGTATTTTGACTATGTACTTATACATCTGCATTATTCTCAAATTCGCATTGATGCcgtaatttgaagaaaaaaaaacgacattTCGTTTAATGATCATGATTCTGTGAAAATTCAACTGTGATAAGAACGATGATCACTTCAGTGCCAATCATGTCGAACAttattttttctgtaaaaGCCCATTCCACTGAAGATAGCTTTGCCTAGAATCTTCCATGTTGGGTCTTTTATAGAATCCGGATCAGTTACGTTATtagtgaaaaaatgtttctatATACTTAAAAGTTGCATAAATTGCTCAAAAATGTAGACATTCCCTGtttgtaataaaatatattcatataaatgaaaaatgtggatatgatcaactagaatttatcagggctcagttccacagttgtgagttattgTTAAAACTCTGAgttagaatcaattcattttcaatgagttaactcggagtcaaatcttaactcacaaccgtggaactgggtccaggtgTCAATTCATTTTCGTTACTTCGACAAGAAATATCAATACCATAAGAAACTTCGATACATTTAGTTCCAGTTATCTGCATTTTGACGACGTTGTTTTTCTGGGATGTTCAAAGCATTTATATATTCCCTGAATTCTTTTGCCCTCTCCGTGTCGAGGACCGTACGCggtttatattttggaaggcgAATAGCCTGCATTTCATAAAATCTCATTTGAAATGGAATTTTCGTGTATGTATTTAATTGGATACTCGGTCTAGATCGCAGAGTTTCTCATATACTCGAACCCGAATCGTTAATGTTATATTAGATTTCACGGCGAAAACTTGTTTGTAATTTGGTTTTCATATATCAACTGCCAAAACCTTAAATTCGTAGGTATAAGGATCATTGTAATTATGTTAAGAGTGTCTAAAAATGTACACCATTATGCAAagtgattttaatttttgttttatccgGTCAGATACAGACTGGCCAGTAAAAAAAGTGTCCAGCTTTTATTGTGGCTCATTGTGCGAAAAATAATGTGCTCAACTATTACGTAAATTATGACTTcatcaaaaaagaaatagaacatttTGTTGCAGGGAATCGGTCGATTCCAGCTGCAGCAGCTGTGACAAGCAGTTTAACTAATTTGATAGTTGCTGAGTTTGGGGAGTCCAACACTCGGTGAACAGATTATGTCAAAGTTATTtgagtttaatttgaacattctACTGATTtgctgaatgttttttttgtgtACACCATATTTTGATTCGCTTACAACAAACCCCTTATTGGTTTTGCGAACTAGATTTTTTCTACGATGTATATTAATTTTGTTgtaattattaaaacataactCTTTTGGAAAAAATACTAATACTATGTAAGTGATAGTATAGGAACGtttatgataatgaaatactATTAGAAAATACTAACATAATTATTGTGTAGAAAAATCAGGTTCAAATAAAagcaaatttattcatatataaaacaatgaattcttTCTCTTTGACGATGATTTCGCAGATGATAggataatttcattattctcCTTTCATTTAGATGGTATGTTGATggagaaaataattttgttcaCAAAGgagaaaaaataaagatatttgaaaGCAAACATTCTCTTTGTGCTGCCCCTATGCGTGAACGGGGAAACCACGAACAAAGCTCTTGATGATCTATGTAGATCATGATATCAACAAGTTTAACAAGTTTTGGTCTTATTCACGCATAATTTTTACTACGATGACGACGTATGATTTCGTCGCTGCGAGTTACGTAGCGTTTGTCGTACTATTACTGAGCTGTTCTGTCGCTGCTGTTGATGATGGCGGTTTTAGTTGTAAGGATCCAAATGGTAAAAATGTTAGTTGGTAAGTCAGTTTCGCTTCATACATGCTCTAGTGTATTGTCAGCAGTCAGCAGTCAGCAGTCAGCAGTATCGTCGATGGATCTAGTTTATACTGGTGACCATGATTAGATGGTAACTAGAGGGTTAAATATAATGCACCTGACGTCATACAAATGACGTCACAGCGCGCGAAACTGAGTTTCGTTTAATCGTGTAagaattttacaaatatcaaaatatatcatttttcGTACAGCACAATTCTTACCAGACCGTATACACCTTTTAGGATACGAACATTCAAACTCATCTTGTGAACTCATCTCGCATACGAAACACAGCAATGGCCTTCAAAAGATGGTTAACTATCGCATTTTGTGTTCTAGGTTTATCGTCTACAAAGTACCGAAATTGCCaggaaacaaaaacaaactgaTAGCCGCCGGTTTGGCACATTTTTACCTGGATGCGAATAATCCGAGTCCGTTTCGACTTTCCCCGGTTTCCGTGGCTAGTAGTAGCGGACACGCCCTGGCAAATACGCTCAAACAGATGCACGATGGATTCATACAGAAAACCGTAAACATTAATCGAATCATCACTGAGAACAACTAACAAAAACTTCGTTtgaaaattattatgatttttcaaatgttttttttttaggatGTTTTGAGACTTCTTATGAATGATGAAACACCAGACAAACACAAAGACTCGTACCATGCCCACCAGAAAGGTAAATTGAATCCAGTTGTCTCAATTTACAAACGTAGCTTTACGGGATTGTAAATGTTAATACATTGTTTGAAACAGGAGTTGTGCTGTTCAATCGTGACGGAGGATTCTGGATGGTTCATAGTATGCCACGGTTTCCAAACAGGGCTAATCGTACCTACGGATGGCCTGATAAAGATTTAAGATATGGACAAAGTTTCCTGTGTATTAGTATGAATTCCACTTTTCTGGATGTCATAGGTAACAAGTAAATGTATATGATTTATACTGACGTGGGAGTGAAATGCAATTATTGTATTTACAACAGATaccttcattttttttcagccAATCTACTTGCTATCAGTCACCCAACGGTTTATGATTTCAATTTGCCAAAGACGTTCAAGGTAAACGCGATGTTTCAGCAAATAGCTCACAACAAAGCAGTACCCGTGAATGTCACCTATAAATCGTCGATTATAACGGCATCCGGCACTTACTTAAAAACATTCCAAGCATTTTCGAAGAGTAAGAAGTTTAACAAAGGTATATCATATTCCATcgccattttcttttcattattcCTTGCGTTATTTCTAGACTAATGTTAAATCGTTTTTTCTTTAAGATCTGTATGGTAGTCTCGTAGCTCCTAGGTTAAAGGCTAACCTGAGAACTGAAACATGGCAACATGGACATCGTATTCCTTCAACTTGCCCTCCGTCGGGTTACCGGGTAAGAAATCTAGTAATCTGGATGGCAAAATATACTTAGAAGGCGTAAATCATAAAAGTAATGTGcacaaactttttttgtaaTCTAGgttgaaaatatcattaccGTTAAACTTGGCAATTCGATAGTATTCAACAGCACTCACGACCATTCCAAGTATGCCGTAGGCGATACGTCACCAATTGTCTGTATCGGAGACATTAATCGACAGGTATTACAGGATTGCCCGAACATTATTTCAAAGAGCTACCCAAGGCCTACCCAGGCTTATTCACAACTTGCGTTATACACTTTTTGCCCATACCTTTCCCAGATGATTGTTCCATGTTTCATGGGATCGCCTAACGGATACGAATCATATAGAATGATAACTTTGGAGTattcagtctgattactccagGATGATACGAAACTAATTCTGTTTATTTGCCTTTTCAGTATTCTCAATTCCACAGAGGAGGTGGTACTGTTTGTATATTTGATGCTAACGTATGGCGCGTGTTCCAGTCACTGATTTTAGCCATCGAAAAGTGTCCTAATCACATTGACGAAACACTGAAATTCATTCCTAGGCGTAGAATGATCGTTCATAATAGTCCTACGCAGTATACGTAGCTGTattcattaaaatgatttgtaCATTGTAGTTGAGGCTCAACACTCATTTTGTTCACTGCTATAGTTGTTAGGGACATAATGTGCACATGTACAACTCTTTTAAGAAAGAAtaagatgataaaatgaaaccttttttgatatttcagagtAATAAAAGTAAATAAATTTCAGAGTAGTAAAGATTTTGCTAAGCTTTAACTACTATATTCTGAACTTCACGAGTTTTATGATTACttctattttgaatttcaatatgTATTCACCATTCTGTCTAACAGCGCTATATCTTTGCTTATACGAATGACTtgtaaatgtttttgtttaaaaGCATCTTTTGTACGAAATAAAGTTTTGTAACTATAAACCTATTCATCATATGCTATCATTTTACCTTTCCCCTAGATCTGATAAGtaggccaaaaaaaattccacaatTTTCATGTTCTATCTTTAAATCTACATATCTCCACATAatcaaaattgattgattggcttcataaatttttcatatttcttggAATGCCCTTTTATAAAAAAACGTTGAATCAATAATACGAAAAGATCCAATGAATagaatttttttgtaaatcatTAAGAAAATGTTTTGTTGATTAATTCAGAAATTGACAAGAATCTATCatcaatatttgattttttgtatAGAAATACCCATGCACGTATAAACCAAGACAGCTTTCATCTGGCTATTAGGTTACACacataatcaacagaatatagAATCATTATATACGACttgcatttgaaaatgattcattccAATTACACATAAGAAAATGAAAGACTTACGCGGACACATATTCATTCTGTattcagtacgcctgatgatagCCAAAACGTTGCTCAAATACGTATATTCAAGAACTTTTCTCTCGGTTTATACAGACACATTTTCGTTACACAAAAATCTGTCCACAATCTGGTAAAGCTATCATTTTTGAACTGATATTATAGATGATTGACCCCCATGGCAACTTTGAAGGTAAAAGCGTCGACACCTATTCGTGTTCCCATCAGTTTGACACGAGATAAATGGTTACTGATATCGCCTATCGTGCTTATCATTCTAATCAAGTCTCCATCGGCTATAAATAAAACCCTAAGTGTCGTTTGAGTCAAATTTCAGAGACACGGACGTTTATACGAGATGCTACCTATATTTTTGATCGTCGCCTGCTCTTTGGCGCTGCATTCGTCTGATGCCTATTACACGCGGAGTAAAGGCAGTAGATTTACGTGTAAAGATCCAAACGGCCAGGATGTTGACTGGTAACGTATAACGATGACGAAAACTTGTTTTGAATATCCTCTTTACGATATAATGAAGATATCAATACGTCGTATATTCGACGAATTAAAATTGGGCTCGACATTTCAAAAGTCgtgtttgaaaatttttaaggTATATCGTTTACAAGTTACCGAGAGATCGTGAAAACAGCAACAAACTGATCGAAGTTGGTTTGGCGCATTATTACATGGATGCTAGGAACCCTAGATTTACGTTGTCTGAGGTATCGGTCAACGCGTCAAGCGGTCACGCTATCGCTAACACCCTTAAACAAATGTACGATGCAGATAAACTAGACAAGGTACttgaaatctttgaaaaaatttaCCTAATTCAgcgtagtttttatttttctcattCATCGGCGATGGTTAAGTAAATTTTCTCATTGATAGGATGTTTTAAGATTGTTGATGAATGATAGGGCACCAAGAGGGAAGACAATTTTCAACTTAGCACATCAAAAAGGTACCAACAGCTTTAAACACATTTATTCtcagtttattttttttttgtggtcGACTCatctaatgtatttgatttgacAGGAGTATTACTTTTTGGTCCTCTTGGTGGATTTTGGATGATACAGAATACACCCGGATTCCCAAACGCACCGAGCACCCCATATGAATGGCCCCATTCTGGTACATATTTTGGACAAGCAGCCCTTTGTATTTCGATGGCGACTGTTGACAATTTGGACGCTATTGGTAAGGGCATTGAACATGTGCTTATGAAAACTTAagtcctgggcccagtttcacaaaagcgtttaactcaaatttttggtgtagtcgctattggttacttcatttcttcaatgaggacaacaattcaaacttaaccgtgtTAGGCTtacactttttcgtgaaactgggccgtGCTGATCCATAAAATTTCAagcaaaatgtaaaaaatatgaACAGAACGAAACGTTTGATTTGTAGGCGATATTCTGGCTATGAGTATACCAAATGTATACGACAGTCGTCTACCAACACAGTTCAAAGTGAGTCCATTATTCGAACAAGTGGTAAATGGACATGTAAACGATTCGGCGCCATGGATTTTGGAGAGAACTTTGACCTCATCTGCCGGCGTCGAATTCAGAGCGTTTTCAAAACACACGA
This Tubulanus polymorphus chromosome 7, tnTubPoly1.2, whole genome shotgun sequence DNA region includes the following protein-coding sequences:
- the LOC141908458 gene encoding plancitoxin-1-like, yielding MTTYDFVAASYVAFVVLLLSCSVAAVDDGGFSCKDPNGKNVSWFIVYKVPKLPGNKNKLIAAGLAHFYLDANNPSPFRLSPVSVASSSGHALANTLKQMHDGFIQKTDVLRLLMNDETPDKHKDSYHAHQKGVVLFNRDGGFWMVHSMPRFPNRANRTYGWPDKDLRYGQSFLCISMNSTFLDVIANLLAISHPTVYDFNLPKTFKVNAMFQQIAHNKAVPVNVTYKSSIITASGTYLKTFQAFSKSKKFNKDLYGSLVAPRLKANLRTETWQHGHRIPSTCPPSGYRVENIITVKLGNSIVFNSTHDHSKYAVGDTSPIVCIGDINRQYSQFHRGGGTVCIFDANVWRVFQSLILAIEKCPNHIDETLKFIPRRRMIVHNSPTQYT
- the LOC141909206 gene encoding plancitoxin-1-like: MLPIFLIVACSLALHSSDAYYTRSKGSRFTCKDPNGQDVDWYIVYKLPRDRENSNKLIEVGLAHYYMDARNPRFTLSEVSVNASSGHAIANTLKQMYDADKLDKDVLRLLMNDRAPRGKTIFNLAHQKGVLLFGPLGGFWMIQNTPGFPNAPSTPYEWPHSGTYFGQAALCISMATVDNLDAIGDILAMSIPNVYDSRLPTQFKVSPLFEQVVNGHVNDSAPWILERTLTSSAGVEFRAFSKHTKFSNDLYEFVADKFGTDLRTETWQNGPKYRNLPSFCPLTGPKVENILSVQLDSIRFDNHQDHSKYAVSDGEHSTVCVGDINRQKSQFKRGGGTVCFKNTAAWNAFNSAIGSVDACKKSE